The genomic interval GATTAACAAACAAAAGAATGATCAGTACCTTGTCAAACAGCAAAATGACGCGTGTGACGATTTGGGAGAGTATAAATTGGATATCGCAGTTATCATAAAAGTTCATTCATGACTGTCATATTGGCCTAGCAGAAAAGGAGAGATAGGTGAGATTTTCCAGTTACCTAGTTGTTGATCCTTGTACTTGCAGCCTTGTCTTGATCACATCCAAGGGGGTTGTCAAGTATGCACTAAAACCTGACATAGAAAAACATTGGAAAATAAGTAAATATCAAGAGACCTAAGCATTTTCGGATAATCAAGTAATACTATAGGCAACATTTGGTGTATTAACAAAATTGGACCAGACCTACCGCCTGCCAAGCCTCCTAGAAGAAGCCCTTCGAAGGAGCTGCTAGCATGCAAATTACTCTCTGGCAAATACTTCCTCTTCCCATACTCAGTCAGTTCTTTCATTGCCTCATAGAAAGTGACCTGAAAATGCAAAAGATCATGCTCAtcaaaaaaggataaaaaggaACTCTCTTACTGTCTGCAGCTAAGGAATCTTAAAGTGTACATTACATGCGTAGATCTGTCAATAAAATCAGACTGTAAGCTGAAATGAATATCTACAAGAATTAGGGTCATGGTAGAGATAATTATGCATAGAAGATAGAACAGGTAGGGTACAGGAGCTCAAAGGCTCAATTCAAATCCGAACTCTAATAGTCGAAAGCTACTAAAGAGTGAAGACAGCCCTCTAgcaaaacatatttatttatcAAGCATGTGCAATCTGGGATGAGACCTggccaaattttaaaaattcatatgcTTGAGGCTGCCATGTTGTGGTGAGTATTTAGCTCTTAAGACATGCCTACTGCATGAAGGAGGAGGGCCCCAAACCTATTGCTTTGAGATATGAAAATGTATATTAAAATTACTAGAACAATGAGAAAAAAGTGCAAGCTGAATTTCTCACTTACCATAAGACCAGCAAAAGGTACATCCCTGGCAAGTGTAGACCAGTATCTGTGTATGACAAAAGATTGTGTcagtttaaagaaaaaggaaatgaatGATAACTAGCCTATCATCACGCAAGGGATAGTATCAGTTTGTCtctttacatacaaactgtacTGATAGTAGGTTTGTTCAATCAACAACTGTACACTTACGCGTCCAGAAATGTGTATATAAAATGTAGTTTTTAATGATCAATAATTGTATTCAAAGGTTGAGAAATAGTATTCGAGCATAATTCAATAATCAGTATTCGAGCAGAAATAGTTTTCTAGCATATTTCAATGGATGCGATTTTAGAGTGTCTAGAAAATAATAATTCATTAAAACAAAAGCTTCCCCtccactataaataaatgaaacgCACTATCAATAACGATAGGCATGCTAGCAACAAGCAAACAGTGCCAATACCCTGCATAAAGTCCCTTCAGACCATGATCTCTCCAGATAGAACAACCAGCATGGAACATTCCATTATAGTAGTTATACATCGGAGCCCCTGGAGTTTGAGAAATATTTCCTTTTGTGGCAGTTAAGGCCCAAGATTTCTTGGTGCCTTGGACTTGCATTCGCTGTTTCATGACTTCACATGGCACATAGATAAAAGACCCAAGTGTATCTCCTGCAATGAGCACAATGAAGCGGCATAAGAATTTTTCTCGAGTTCCATGCATTCCAATCAGAAGGCAAATTTCCAGCAGCGAAATTCCAATGAGAAGGCAAAATTCCATCAGCCAGAAATGTTTACATTGCGTGGAAAAAAAGGGCAtacttctaaaaataaatattgatcACAGTTGATAAAACCTAGTATAAAAAAGTTTAGGTAAACGTCATAAATATTTACAATACTAAACATTCAAGAGACATAAGAAAATAGCTACCCACCAATTCCTCCAGCAATAAAGTGAGACCAATGGCCACTTAGATTAGGATTAGAATGCTCCAGCCATGTCTTGGTTGATTCAATAACACCAAAATATGTTGCCCCTGTAGCAAGTGATCCAGTAACACCTGGACTGATTCCTCTGTAAAAACCTGAAAATGGGTGAGTATTGAATTTCATCAAGATTGCTGCTGATACGAAGTAACTGGTTTTGATCAGAGCTAATACAAAGTTGCTTCATGTTGTTTTTCCTTTGTTTAGTAAACAAACAACAGAGAATGGCTAACCTTTCAGACCATCAGAGACCCAGACTGTCCTGATCATCTGGAATATATTTTTCTGAGCCTGCTCAGCACAAAGAAAAGAAGGATGCAGTATCCATGTATCAAATCACGAATTGCAGCAAGAAACATTACTGTCCGTGCACATGTAAAGTAAACTATCTCATACCTTAGCCCCTGTGATTATAGCCTGACTCTGAAGCCGTGTTTTCAGAGTATCGACTGGATGCATCATGCCTTCACCGAATGCGCCTGCAATTGCTCCCCATACAAATTCCCTCCATACTGCATTACAGGGTTTATCTTAGCAATAATCTAATGCATGTTTCTCTTCTGGAAAATGCATTGCCCAGATGCAGTAAAAGTGTAAAACCCTAATACAAGTTATCACATAGTTTgctgttgaaacttgaaagtgcAAAGAAATTGATGAAATTAAACCATGATATGTCACAGAGTAATTGAAATCTATAACCTGTTATCAGAACTCTGAACTATTTGTTGGCCTAATTGAGTGGGCTAAGAGAATAGGGTGAATCAATGTCCAAGCTCAAATCTGAAGAGAGGTGTGTCCATTCATATTGCATTTACTGAATGACAGTTCAATGCTACGCTAACTGCCAAAACATACAAATATGCACAGGTAACTTGCTAGGAGTTCATAAACAGCACTCTTCTTCTGCAAGGAACAAAACAAGAGATGGTTCACATCATTGATCAGATCGAAGTCATTTTTAATGCCACTGAGAGACCTCTCCATCCCATGCCCGTCTCTCCTAGCCCCCAAATCGCGACAATGGATTTTAGCTGAGGCTAGTGGAGCCGATGCCACCGTGCGATGAAGCAATGAAACGAGCGAGAAGCACTTACCGAAGAAGTTAGCGAGGTTGGGCGACGGCGATTGCGGAGCAGGGCTCCAGACTCCgactccagcggcggcggcggggggaggaggagcggacgGGGACGCCGCCATGGGTGCCGACACGACGCGCCGCTGCGATTCCTCGAGGTTCGCCTCAGGGTTTAGGGTTTTGAACGGCGcgccatggatgatggatgcTTGCCTGCTTGGCTTCGCCCAAGCTGGGCTCGTGTCTGCGTCGTCGGCGGCTTGTGCCAGATTCGCCGCGGCGGTCGCGGTGACGGGGCGGCCGTTCGATCTGGATCGAGAGGCCCAGATCGTGCGCGAGGGTCGATAGATCCCTCCGCTCGGTGCAACGGCCCATCGCCACGAGTCCAGCAAGGCCGAGCTTTTCCGGGCCTGGCGCTCTGGCGGGCCAGCCCATCTTAGGCTTGCTTGCGGTTTCCTAATTCATTTCGTATGAGAATTTGAGGTAGTCATAATCTGACAACATGTATTAATGTACtatacaaaatattttatagCAGCATTAAAACAAAATACGGAGATAAAAGGAGCAAAGATAAAATAGCAGGGATCGGATCGAAACCACAATAACTAACTCTTTACCTAAGACAAACCTAAACTCACTCTCCCAGTCTCCCCAATATATCTCACTCGAAGTCTCCAATTGATTTCCTACCTTATTATGCCACATGACGGCTTTGGCTGCTTGACCTCAACGAGGGAAGGCCTAGTGATCGTATTGCATGAGGAAGCCGTGTCGTATGGATGAGAGGCACTACCATCTTCACTAAGGTGATGGAAAATATTGCCATGTTAGAAGTTACATTGCGGATAGACGCCGCCAACCTAACCTAACACATAGTAGCAATATATTGTTGGGAATGTTGTTCATGCTTGTACCAAAACACCGAAATCAACAATTGTATCACATCACCTATCATGTGGTAGCCTGATAGATGGCGGTGGCTAAATGGTTTGGTCTCGTGTTCTAATGATATCATGTAATACTCAAATAAATTACTGAGTTGGACCAATGAGCTCTGCTTTGAATTAACACATGCCCTTTTTCTTTCTCATGTTGATCTATGAAGAGGGAGGACGTTGTCAACCATCTTGGGCAAGTATTCAATGCacatttttgaatttttgattgCTTTAGTCGTTGACATTTAACAATGCCCGGTACAGTAAAGTGGAGTCAATATGGCTGAGGCTACACCAACATCACGTATATTGTGATAGGTAAAATCTCGGTTCAGTGTTAACCAACAACGAATCAATTGTGAGAAGAATTACTGCTACACGTGCTGATGTGCGTGCTATTTTTCCTCTTAGACATGTgtgtctttttcttccttcttataaagttttatttcaaattacttatccgatttacaatccaATTACatcattgtgttcgttacaattaaatcttcacaacaagatcttacatgattatattacgatgaaaaaaatatttatatttgtaaattacttttattatatactaagttacttttataatatatatataagttacttttagatttgactaaattacttctatacattcataatgctctaagttgattatttttattaccgtttttagttaattctatattttgtggactttataaatcttctctacactttACTTGCGAATTTACTTTACATAGTTTCTTATTTCAGCTCACTCACAATATAGTTATTTCTACTATGGAGAGTTAATCaccccgtttcataatgtaagtcattttagtattgcccacatttatatagatgttaatgaatctagatatagttctaaattaaagttactttctttttgttataagttacttctataatatatttaaattacttttaagctttacttaatttacttttatatgtctaagaagtaacttagtgaaatctagaagtaatttagacatatcataaaagtaatttgtgatttttcatcaaaatataatcatgtaagatcttgttgtaaagatttaattgttacaaacataacggtgtaatcggattttaaatcggatgagtaatttaagagaaacttctataagaagaaaaaaatacatagatattgaGTGTACTAGTAGTTTTTTCTTGGAAAGAATGGTGTCTCTTTAGCACTATCCAGCTATCACTATCGGTGTAGTTGTGTCCATTGTGATATTGTCACactcaaaacaaacaaaaacgtTTATCACGAAAAGAGAGAATTAAAACATTCACTAGCCGGTATAGCCTATATCTAAGATCACAACAAATCAATAATCTATGGAAAGTAGAATTGTGGCATATGGATTGGTGAATTATCCATAATTAACcacattttaaaaaatggtaACTTATTTGGAATTTGAATTACATCTAATGGTGGAGATGGCAAAAATTAGCACATTTCACTTGTTAGCTAGCTTATCAACgtaaccattattttttttgaaatataataatttaaaatttaatatcaaATTACGTGGTCGTTTATCACTTTATTTTACAATATCAACTTTAAACAACTATAATAATACAGTTTTACGTATAAATTATGTTATcaccttttcatttttttaagctCATTAGCTGTGACGTAATCAATCATAGCGAgctaaaatctaaaaaaatttatatcgCCAAAGTGGAGTGGCCGACCAAAGCTGCCACGACTCCGAGCCGGAAAACGTTGCGTCCACCGTACGATCTCGGCTCCAGCCAAACCCTCCTCAGCAACCGCACGTTTCAGGCTCTCAGCCGCCGCATCCCATCcgtactcgccgccgccgccgcctcgcccgtcGGTTCATATCGATTCCTGAGCCTCCCGCCGGCGAGCACCCATGACGGAGGACCGCGCCCCCAAGGTCCCCgacgagcccgccgccgccgcggccaagCAGAGGTGCGACCTCCCTCCCTATCCCTTCCTCGCTCGCTCCCTCCCCTGTCGCCGGAGCTCTCGCAGATCTCCCGCCATTCGCCGCGAAATTTCTCGCCACGCAACGGACAGGCGCATCTGATTTTGCGTGGGCTTGTGATGTAGGAAGAAAAGGAAGTGGGATCAGCCCGCGGAGGatgtcgtcgccgcggcggcggctgctgctgctgtggcgGGGTTGCCCGTGGTGAACATCGGTGCCCTCTCCGGCGTGTCGATCCCGGGAGCCGCCGGTCCGTTGGGGAATATAGTCGCTGTGCCCTATACTTTGCCGGTGCATCTGGCGCCTTCGGTGCTCCagaccgccgcggcggcggtccaGAAATTGAGTCAGGTGTGACAATGATGTATTTTTCGTAAGTATATCAATATGTGTTGATTAGGCAATTCAGCACACGGTTCTAAAATTTTGTCTGTGTACATCTTGTTTCTTCAGGCAAAAATGCCTGATGAGCTAATAGCAAGAGAAATTGTTATAAATGACGCCGATCCGTCTGTGCGATATAAGCTTACGAAACGGCAAACTCAGGAGGAGGTAAAATTCCTTAACGAGACAATTGTTATGTGCTTCCTGTACAGGGTTAAACACCATTTTTGCGTAGATCACTTTGTGATAGCAGTAATAATGATTTGCTGGATACTTAACAGATTCAGAGATGTACAAGCACTGTCATCATTACTAGGTAAGCCAGGCAAAACGTAGATGTGACTTGTGACTGCGATGGTCCCTTTTGATATTTACTTGCTTTGACCTAACCAGGGGAAGATACCATCCACCAAATGGACAAACTGATGGTGAGAAGCCACTCTACTTGCATATATCTGCTGGGTCTCAGGTAAATCTTGTTCATATCATCAAATTGAGCCTCCATGTTATTTCCTGTCGTACCTGGGAGCTGTTAATTATTTGAAATCTGAATTACTAATTTTATCTGAATTTCTTGCATTGCAACTATTACATAATCACATAAACTCATGTAAATGGATGTTTCGATGGGCTATCCACATTCATTAACTATCTCTGCAAGTCTTCATTGAATTGTTTTCTCTATGATGGTGGTGTCAATTTATATGTTCGTATTTTATAAGTAACAGTGACAAGTACCATGATTTGATAACTAAATTTTGTATCTGTTACTACCAGATTGGCTATTAGTTCTTTAGCTCCAAGCCTCCAACTAACATCAAGTGTTGGGAGTTAGGACTGAATTGGTCCTAGGTTTCTGATTTCTGTTCAACTAGGAAGCTTATATAGTAATGGAGTATGCACCTTTGATGTTATAAATGTTATAGAACAGTGATTGCAACAgtgtttttctttagaaaatcagATGCTAGTTTTCTGAACCTATGCTGATGTTTGATACAGCCAATAATTCAGTATGCCTGTCTGTTTGGCACAACACTCTCTAGTTGTGCAATGGTGTTCTGCTATTCTTTCACAGTGATATCATCCATCATTATTGCTGTTGTAATTTCAACAAAAAACTACATGGTCCATGCCATTTATGTTGCAGCATGTTTCAGTGATTGCTTTTAGTATAGTACAATACCTGTAGTACAAAAGATCCTTTTTATAGCAAGATAATGGTATGCTAATATTTTCCCCCAACTTTAGCTAAAAGATACTGCTGAGCGTATCAAAGCAGTTGATCGTGCGGCTTCAATGATTGAGGAAATTTTAAAACAAGGCCCAAACCCAGAAGGCACTATCCAGAGCAACGGACAGGTCTTCCCTTCATATCTCAGTCTGTTTAATATATGATATCTAATGGATTAATAGGCACCAAACCAAATATTATAAGTACACATGTCATAATCCATCTCTGTTATTCATTAAATGTGTTAATACATGGTCTGGTTAGTTCATTCATAATTATGTTGATGCAAtcttgagaaggaaaataataATCCACATATATGGTTGGTGCTTGTATTATTGTTTCCTGATTAATATGGAACCAGTTAcagtgtagttttttttttcaaggggaGCAGATAAATAATTACTACTTAACATATGGCAATTCTTGTTGAGAAGGCTAACATCTTCCTTTTGATGTTACAGGCCGTTCATCCTTTTAGTGCCTCAATATTTTTGGGTTTTCATGCAGATCCATCACTTAACGTTGCAGCTCGGGTTCGTGGTCCAAATGTATGTTCTCGTATTTTGTAAAATATTAAGCGTTATTGGATAATTCAATCATGCCATTGTTGCTATT from Oryza glaberrima chromosome 3, OglaRS2, whole genome shotgun sequence carries:
- the LOC127766601 gene encoding uncharacterized protein LOC127766601 — encoded protein: MAASPSAPPPPAAAAGVGVWSPAPQSPSPNLANFFVWREFVWGAIAGAFGEGMMHPVDTLKTRLQSQAIITGAKAQKNIFQMIRTVWVSDGLKGFYRGISPGVTGSLATGATYFGVIESTKTWLEHSNPNLSGHWSHFIAGGIGDTLGSFIYVPCEVMKQRMQVQGTKKSWALTATKGNISQTPGAPMYNYYNGMFHAGCSIWRDHGLKGLYAGYWSTLARDVPFAGLMVTFYEAMKELTEYGKRKYLPESNLHASSSFEGLLLGGLAGGFSAYLTTPLDVIKTRLQVQGSTTSYNGWLDAITKTWANEGMSGLFKGSIPRIIWYIPASAFTFMAVEFLRDHFNEKIDTDARELTGLSMDTRSEVEEAA